One Bacillus sp. FJAT-52991 genomic region harbors:
- the mnhG gene encoding monovalent cation/H(+) antiporter subunit G, translated as MTVIIDTVIVLFLVIGAFLSLVAAFGVIRLPDVYTRNHAASKAATLGVMSTLLAAFLYFYLIEGHFSSRIILGIVFIFITAPVSGHLISRAAYNAGVKLSDSSIRDDLKDKNK; from the coding sequence ATGACCGTCATCATTGATACAGTGATCGTTCTCTTTTTAGTCATAGGAGCGTTTCTCAGCCTTGTAGCTGCCTTTGGTGTCATAAGACTCCCAGATGTGTATACACGCAATCACGCGGCGTCTAAAGCGGCTACATTAGGCGTGATGTCCACTCTACTTGCGGCCTTCCTCTACTTTTACTTAATCGAAGGCCATTTCAGCTCACGGATTATTCTCGGGATCGTCTTTATCTTTATTACAGCTCCGGTCTCCGGGCATTTGATCAGCCGAGCAGCCTACAATGCTGGCGTCAAGCTTTCCGACAGCAGTATCCGTGACGATTTAAAAGATAAAAATAAGTAA
- a CDS encoding hotdog fold thioesterase has translation MDISNSLIGALGMEVVEVGEGKVIMTMPVDERTRQPFGFLHGGASVALAETAASIGTAALIDMQQEVCFGLEINANHIKAKKEGTVTAIAEVAHRGRTTMVWEIRIEDEHQQLICLSRCTVAVVPKK, from the coding sequence ATGGATATATCGAATTCATTAATTGGTGCACTTGGTATGGAAGTAGTAGAAGTCGGTGAGGGAAAAGTCATTATGACGATGCCGGTGGATGAACGAACGCGCCAGCCATTTGGTTTTTTGCACGGGGGAGCTTCTGTTGCTCTTGCAGAAACAGCAGCTAGTATAGGCACCGCTGCTTTAATTGACATGCAACAAGAAGTTTGCTTTGGACTCGAAATTAATGCCAATCATATTAAAGCCAAAAAAGAAGGGACAGTCACTGCCATTGCAGAGGTTGCTCACCGTGGTCGCACAACGATGGTATGGGAAATCCGAATTGAAGACGAGCACCAACAGCTCATCTGCCTATCACGCTGCACAGTAGCCGTCGTTCCGAAAAAGTAA
- the nhaC gene encoding Na+/H+ antiporter NhaC — translation MKAKTPSLGIALIPILAMIIFLFVGILKFEADPHIPLLLSATVAAIVAIYLGHTWREIEKGMINAVSLAMQALLILMVIGTIIGTWLAAGIVPTMIYYGLDILSPAYFLPAAAIICSIVAIASGNAWTAAGTIGIAIMGIGAGLGIDTAMVAGAVISGCYFGDKISPLSETTNMSPGITGVDLFDHIRHMLYTTIPALLISVIIYFFLGLSFKNDSAGLEEVNALQQQLNEIFTISPWLLLVPAVVLTLIAMKTPALPGLVIGSILGAIVAVVVQGVPLNEILSIMVNGFTMETDNEILANLLNNGGISAMMYTVSLVMIAMSFGGILEVSGVLETLVKSLLKLARSTGSLIATTVVTCITANIVACDQYLSILLPGRMYVTAYRKRGLHPKNLSRTLEDAGTMTSPLVPWNTCGAFMTATLGVSTFEYAPYALLCFISPLIAIIYGFTGFKIEKLSQEEIERIETEEQQMIDMEEKELKRA, via the coding sequence ATGAAAGCAAAAACACCGTCATTGGGCATCGCTTTGATTCCAATCTTAGCGATGATCATTTTCTTATTCGTAGGGATTTTAAAATTTGAAGCCGATCCACATATTCCACTGCTATTAAGTGCGACAGTTGCCGCAATCGTAGCTATTTATTTAGGACACACATGGAGAGAAATTGAAAAAGGAATGATTAATGCTGTTTCTCTAGCGATGCAGGCGCTTCTCATCTTAATGGTGATTGGAACGATCATCGGTACGTGGCTAGCGGCCGGAATTGTGCCGACAATGATTTATTATGGTCTCGATATTTTATCTCCTGCTTACTTCTTACCAGCAGCGGCGATTATTTGTAGTATCGTTGCGATCGCTTCAGGGAATGCCTGGACAGCCGCTGGGACGATAGGGATTGCCATTATGGGGATTGGAGCTGGACTCGGTATCGACACAGCTATGGTTGCAGGTGCTGTCATTTCCGGCTGTTATTTCGGTGATAAAATTTCTCCTTTATCAGAGACAACGAATATGTCACCCGGTATTACTGGTGTCGATTTATTTGACCATATTCGTCATATGTTGTATACAACGATACCCGCTCTGTTAATATCTGTCATTATTTACTTCTTTCTGGGGCTTTCTTTTAAAAATGACAGTGCTGGACTTGAAGAAGTGAATGCCCTTCAGCAACAATTAAACGAAATATTTACGATTAGTCCATGGCTCTTGCTCGTTCCGGCTGTCGTTCTAACGTTAATAGCGATGAAAACACCTGCTCTTCCTGGTCTGGTGATCGGATCGATATTAGGAGCAATCGTTGCGGTTGTTGTACAAGGTGTGCCATTGAACGAGATTTTAAGCATTATGGTAAACGGCTTTACAATGGAAACCGACAATGAGATTCTTGCAAACCTATTAAATAATGGCGGAATATCAGCTATGATGTATACGGTTTCATTGGTGATGATCGCGATGAGCTTCGGTGGAATTCTAGAAGTAAGCGGCGTGTTAGAAACGCTTGTGAAAAGCTTATTAAAACTAGCTAGATCAACAGGCAGCTTGATTGCAACAACTGTTGTCACTTGTATTACAGCTAATATTGTCGCATGTGACCAATACTTATCCATTCTTCTTCCTGGCCGAATGTATGTAACCGCTTACCGCAAGCGTGGATTACACCCGAAGAATTTATCACGAACGCTTGAGGATGCTGGGACAATGACCTCCCCTCTCGTTCCTTGGAATACATGTGGTGCCTTTATGACCGCCACATTAGGAGTTTCCACTTTCGAATATGCTCCGTATGCTTTATTATGTTTTATCAGTCCATTGATTGCTATTATTTATGGATTTACTGGATTTAAAATTGAAAAGCTATCCCAAGAAGAGATCGAACGAATCGAAACAGAGGAACAACAAATGATAGATATGGAAGAAAAGGAACTGAAACGAGCATAA
- a CDS encoding Na+/H+ antiporter family protein → MNAVVVAVIVMLFLSLLRVNVVFSLITGALIGGVVGGLEIEGTINAFTEGVGGGANTALSYAMLGGFAVAISSTGLPNALVEFVLKYVGKKEDARAKKLSRAFILFVILLMACFSQNLIPIHIAFIPLLIPPLLKILNELQIDRRLVASVLTFGLVTPYMLIPVGFGQIFHEIIATNMTKSGLPVEMSQITKAMLFPAAGMLVGLLVAVFFSYRKPRTYENPVMPVSVEESEGYDKKAMILSIIAIVAAVAVQIWTDSMVFGALAGILVLYITKAISWHQADRLLTDGMRMMAFIGFVMISASGFANVMSATGDVDRLVEQAANMIGENQALGALLMLIVGLFVTMGIGSSFSTIPIIATIFVPLALELGFSPMATIVLVGTAGALGDAGSPASDSTLGPTSGLNVDGQHNHIWDTCVPTFLHYNIPVILFGWIAALIL, encoded by the coding sequence ATGAATGCTGTTGTCGTTGCAGTCATCGTCATGCTTTTCCTTAGTCTACTACGTGTCAATGTTGTTTTTTCTTTGATTACGGGTGCACTCATTGGAGGAGTGGTTGGCGGTTTAGAAATAGAAGGAACAATTAACGCATTTACAGAAGGTGTGGGCGGCGGCGCGAATACGGCACTTAGCTATGCGATGCTTGGCGGATTTGCCGTAGCGATTTCAAGCACAGGCTTGCCGAATGCGCTTGTTGAATTTGTGTTAAAGTATGTCGGAAAAAAAGAAGATGCGAGAGCGAAAAAATTATCAAGAGCTTTTATATTATTTGTCATTTTATTAATGGCTTGTTTCTCGCAAAACTTAATTCCGATTCATATTGCTTTTATCCCGTTATTAATTCCACCATTATTGAAAATATTAAATGAGCTTCAAATTGATCGTCGTTTAGTGGCATCTGTTTTAACATTTGGTCTTGTCACACCATATATGCTTATTCCAGTCGGGTTTGGTCAAATATTTCATGAGATTATTGCCACGAATATGACGAAAAGCGGCTTACCAGTGGAGATGAGTCAAATTACGAAAGCGATGTTATTCCCAGCTGCCGGCATGCTAGTTGGCTTGTTAGTTGCTGTCTTTTTCTCTTATCGTAAGCCTAGAACTTATGAGAATCCGGTGATGCCGGTATCTGTAGAGGAAAGTGAAGGCTATGATAAAAAAGCAATGATCTTGTCAATCATTGCAATTGTGGCGGCGGTTGCTGTGCAAATTTGGACGGACTCGATGGTATTTGGCGCGTTAGCAGGGATACTTGTTCTCTACATTACAAAAGCAATCAGCTGGCATCAAGCGGATCGCCTGCTGACAGACGGTATGCGGATGATGGCGTTTATTGGCTTTGTCATGATTTCGGCATCAGGGTTTGCAAATGTGATGAGTGCGACGGGAGATGTTGACCGATTAGTAGAACAAGCAGCCAATATGATTGGCGAGAATCAAGCACTCGGCGCGCTGCTTATGCTAATTGTTGGATTATTTGTCACGATGGGGATCGGTTCATCTTTCTCGACGATTCCGATTATCGCAACGATTTTTGTGCCGTTAGCGTTAGAGCTTGGTTTTAGTCCGATGGCGACGATTGTTCTTGTAGGAACAGCTGGTGCTCTTGGAGATGCGGGTTCACCGGCTTCTGATAGTACGCTTGGACCGACATCCGGTTTGAATGTCGATGGCCAGCATAACCATATTTGGGATACTTGTGTACCGACATTTTTACATTATAATATACCGGTGATTTTATTCGGTTGGATTGCGGCGTTAATTTTATAA
- a CDS encoding leucyl aminopeptidase, whose translation MFTVKNESMLQQETPCLIVGLYDRPLKFAGELATLDELFNGELTELVKEGDLSAKSKKVAIVPTLGKMPAKRLLFVGLGKEKQADFHEMKEAIGGAFIKSKHLGLTSVAVALDSFVCEEISAEDAAQAFSEAFGLATYEFKGYKQASNEPEKKVEQLTVLTKAESEAVQAALQVGYVLSQGTNSARTLVNTPGNMLTASDLAAYAEQLAVKYGFEVEILEKADMEKLGMGAFLAVNQGSTEPPKMITLKYQPKEEWTDVLGLVGKGITFDTGGYSLKPKDGIVGMKTDMGGAAAVLGAMEIIGELKPNQNIVAVIPSTDNMVSGHAFKPDDVITSMSGKTIEVLNTDAEGRLVLADAMTYAKHHGANYLIDVATLTGGVIVALGTDKTGAITNNEELFEEVLEASFEAGEFIWRLPLTEKDKKRIRNSSIADLNNSPGRDGHAIMGGGFIGEFAEGTPWVHLDIAGTADTNKGGALGPAGATGAMVRTLALLAMRRNEE comes from the coding sequence ATGTTTACGGTAAAAAATGAATCAATGTTACAGCAAGAGACTCCTTGTTTAATAGTAGGTCTTTATGACCGTCCATTGAAATTTGCAGGGGAGCTAGCGACGCTAGACGAACTGTTCAATGGAGAATTAACTGAACTCGTCAAGGAAGGTGATCTTTCCGCTAAAAGCAAAAAGGTAGCGATCGTACCTACATTAGGAAAGATGCCGGCTAAACGATTACTCTTTGTTGGGCTTGGGAAAGAAAAGCAAGCCGATTTTCATGAGATGAAAGAAGCGATCGGCGGAGCGTTTATCAAAAGCAAGCATTTAGGGCTTACATCAGTGGCCGTTGCGCTGGATAGCTTTGTTTGTGAGGAAATTAGCGCAGAAGATGCGGCTCAAGCCTTCAGTGAGGCATTCGGATTAGCTACCTATGAATTTAAAGGGTACAAACAGGCATCGAACGAGCCGGAGAAGAAGGTTGAGCAATTAACCGTTTTGACAAAAGCAGAAAGCGAAGCGGTGCAAGCAGCTCTTCAAGTGGGCTATGTACTGAGCCAAGGAACCAATTCTGCTCGCACGCTTGTCAATACACCAGGTAATATGTTAACGGCATCCGACTTAGCTGCTTATGCGGAACAATTAGCCGTTAAATACGGGTTTGAAGTCGAGATTCTTGAAAAAGCGGACATGGAAAAGCTCGGCATGGGTGCTTTTTTAGCGGTCAATCAAGGCTCTACAGAACCGCCAAAAATGATCACGTTAAAATATCAGCCAAAAGAGGAATGGACCGATGTGCTTGGCCTTGTCGGCAAAGGGATCACGTTTGATACAGGCGGATACTCCTTGAAGCCAAAAGACGGAATTGTTGGCATGAAAACCGATATGGGTGGCGCAGCAGCTGTGTTAGGTGCCATGGAAATCATCGGGGAATTAAAGCCTAATCAAAATATCGTTGCGGTCATTCCTTCTACCGATAATATGGTAAGTGGACACGCCTTTAAACCGGATGATGTGATTACGTCGATGAGTGGCAAAACGATTGAAGTGTTGAATACGGATGCTGAGGGTCGCCTCGTACTTGCCGATGCAATGACGTACGCAAAGCATCATGGAGCCAACTATTTGATTGATGTAGCGACATTAACGGGTGGCGTGATCGTCGCACTCGGTACGGATAAAACTGGTGCGATTACAAATAACGAAGAATTGTTTGAAGAAGTGTTAGAAGCGTCTTTTGAAGCAGGTGAGTTTATTTGGCGCCTGCCACTTACAGAAAAAGATAAAAAAAGAATCCGCAACAGCTCGATTGCCGATTTAAATAATTCTCCTGGTCGTGACGGCCATGCAATTATGGGCGGCGGATTTATCGGTGAATTTGCGGAAGGGACTCCGTGGGTTCATTTAGACATTGCTGGCACGGCCGATACGAATAAAGGCGGAGCACTTGGTCCAGCAGGAGCTACCGGTGCTATGGTGCGTACATTAGCCTTATTGGCGATGCGAAGAAACGAAGAATAA
- a CDS encoding cobalamin-binding protein, whose translation MRLISICPSNTELLEFLGLTDQLVGVDDYSDWPEAVSRLPRLGPDLDIDMDQVEALKPDLVIASLSVPGMEKNVEELQKRGLPYIVTNPQSLAEIGQSLVEVGAACGVDEKARLVAERYFSQLEKFKQAASRIENRPSLYWEWWPKPVFTPGKVNWLTEISELAGGYNVFFNEETANFQTDWEEVKRRNPDYILLSWVGVRTEKINPAIVQKRPGWTELPAIQQQKVAVMEEELYCRPSPRLLAGLHKLAMMLHPVIFETVEMDDLFVDKSK comes from the coding sequence TTGCGATTAATTTCTATTTGTCCAAGCAATACAGAACTGCTTGAATTTCTTGGACTGACAGATCAGCTTGTCGGTGTGGATGATTATTCTGATTGGCCTGAGGCGGTTTCTCGTTTGCCTCGGCTTGGGCCTGATCTCGATATTGATATGGACCAAGTGGAGGCGTTAAAGCCCGATCTTGTGATTGCTTCTTTAAGTGTCCCTGGGATGGAAAAGAATGTGGAGGAGCTTCAAAAACGAGGATTGCCTTATATTGTGACGAATCCGCAATCGTTAGCGGAGATCGGTCAATCACTTGTGGAAGTCGGAGCGGCATGCGGTGTAGATGAAAAAGCTAGATTAGTAGCAGAGCGTTATTTTTCTCAACTAGAGAAATTTAAACAGGCAGCAAGTCGCATTGAAAATCGGCCTTCGCTGTACTGGGAGTGGTGGCCAAAGCCCGTTTTCACGCCTGGAAAAGTGAATTGGCTTACCGAAATAAGCGAGCTTGCAGGCGGCTATAATGTCTTTTTCAACGAAGAGACAGCCAATTTTCAAACCGATTGGGAAGAGGTAAAGCGAAGAAACCCTGATTACATTTTACTTTCATGGGTCGGGGTGCGCACCGAAAAAATCAACCCAGCGATTGTCCAAAAACGACCAGGCTGGACGGAATTACCTGCCATCCAGCAGCAAAAAGTGGCGGTCATGGAAGAAGAGCTCTATTGTCGACCTTCGCCACGACTATTAGCTGGTCTTCATAAGCTAGCGATGATGCTACATCCTGTTATTTTTGAAACGGTTGAAATGGATGATTTGTTTGTAGATAAAAGCAAGTGA